In the Aggregicoccus sp. 17bor-14 genome, TCGAGGGCGTGGACGTTTTGCGCCCACGCCTCTGCGCACCCCTTCGACATAAAACCCAGCCCCGCTCCCGTCCTCCCTCGGGACTCCTCCTCACTCCCTCGGGCTGAAACGGCGAAACACGAGTCTGGGAGAGGGACGGGGTGAGGGATGATGGGCTTCACCCTGCGCTAAAAGGAGCACGCATGAGCGGAGCCTTCACCCAGTACGACCTGCGCACGACGGACCCGGAGGCGGCGGCGGCCTTCTACGCGGAGGTCGTGGGCCTGCAGCAGCGCAGCGCAGGTGACGCCCGCGAGCTCTACTGGCGCGAGCAGCGCGTGGGCGCACTCACGCTGCTGCCCGAGCGCGCACGGGCGCAGGGCGCACCGGCGCACTGGCTCGGGCACATCGGCGTCGCGGACGTGGAGGCAGCGGTGCGCGACGTGCTCGGGCTGGGAGGCCAGCAGCTCGGCCCCACGCAGCGCACGAGCGACGGGCGCGTACTCGCCGCGCTGAAGGATGCCCAGGGCGTGCCCTTCGCGCTGAGCACCCCGCGCCCTGAGCCGCGCGCGGAGGTGGTGGTG is a window encoding:
- a CDS encoding VOC family protein, which gives rise to MSGAFTQYDLRTTDPEAAAAFYAEVVGLQQRSAGDARELYWREQRVGALTLLPERARAQGAPAHWLGHIGVADVEAAVRDVLGLGGQQLGPTQRTSDGRVLAALKDAQGVPFALSTPRPEPRAEVVVWHELYATDWEAEWAGYSGLFGWQKAEALELGPPVGTYQLFILPGAPQPLGAMSNSARIPGVHPQWLYYFTVPNLDVALAKVRQLGGLVANGPMEVPGGARVAQCEDPQGGAFALHHHPRGG